One genomic window of Paenisporosarcina antarctica includes the following:
- a CDS encoding twin-arginine translocase TatA/TatE family subunit, translating to MPGPLSFIIIGVVALLVFGPKKLPELGKAFGSSLREFKNATKGLVDDDDSVDKKKKDVQNDELK from the coding sequence ATGCCAGGTCCATTAAGTTTTATTATTATCGGTGTTGTCGCGTTACTTGTGTTTGGTCCTAAAAAGTTACCTGAACTTGGTAAAGCTTTTGGTTCTTCTTTACGTGAGTTTAAAAATGCAACAAAAGGGTTAGTAGATGATGACGATTCAGTTGATAAAAAGAAAAAAGACGTTCAAAATGATGAACTGAAGTAA
- the tatC gene encoding twin-arginine translocase subunit TatC, whose translation MNEKDLTLIEHIDEIRKRLMITVVFFVIAVLGSFFLAKPLIHFLQYSEEAKSLTLNAFTITDPIMIYLKVIMFIAMVITSPVILYQLWSFVSPGLHETERKATLSYIPFTFFLFVGGILFSYKVLFPYVINFMILLSTDLDINQVIGINEYFTFLFQITVPFGIIFQLPIVLLFLTRLGMVTPMMMVKVRKYAYFVLFVIAAFITPPDIFSHLLVTLPLFILYEISVMVSRIGYKKYLKSEQRRQREEQQALIDNMKK comes from the coding sequence ATGAATGAAAAAGATTTAACACTCATTGAACACATAGATGAAATAAGAAAACGACTGATGATTACCGTCGTTTTCTTTGTTATTGCAGTGCTTGGAAGCTTTTTTTTAGCCAAGCCTTTAATACACTTTTTACAGTATAGTGAAGAAGCAAAATCATTAACGTTAAACGCATTCACCATTACCGATCCAATTATGATTTATTTAAAAGTTATCATGTTTATCGCGATGGTGATTACATCACCCGTCATCTTGTATCAATTATGGAGCTTTGTTAGCCCGGGATTACACGAAACAGAACGCAAAGCGACACTTAGTTATATTCCATTTACGTTTTTCTTATTTGTAGGTGGTATTCTCTTTTCCTACAAAGTGTTATTTCCTTATGTCATTAATTTCATGATACTATTATCAACAGATTTAGATATTAACCAAGTTATTGGGATAAATGAGTATTTTACTTTCTTATTTCAAATCACAGTACCTTTCGGGATTATTTTTCAATTACCAATCGTGTTGTTATTCTTAACACGTCTTGGAATGGTTACACCCATGATGATGGTGAAAGTAAGAAAGTATGCATACTTCGTATTATTTGTCATTGCAGCCTTTATCACACCACCAGACATTTTCTCGCATTTGTTAGTAACTTTGCCGTTATTCATATTGTATGAGATTAGTGTCATGGTTTCCCGAATTGGCTATAAAAAGTATTTGAAATCAGAACAAAGGCGTCAACGTGAAGAACAACAAGCGCTCATCGATAACATGAAGAAGTAA
- a CDS encoding CPBP family intramembrane glutamic endopeptidase has translation MKKYNTAFYLILIYVIMQLSGIVFAPLIFDLLMKQDGMEIQQAKLMASGWWVFISMAVATLISVFIIRKNKSFLNNLKGKQSSIGASIGWGVVGFFMVLFGQALAAFIENALGIDPGSENTAAFIKIADAAPVAILSIAIFAPILEELIFRRVIFGSLVQKTNFFIAGAVSAIVFAIIHFDFTHILLYAVSGFIFAFLYYKTRRIMTSIISHMLLNGFVVLVQLNADNIERYQKYLETLSNSQ, from the coding sequence GTGAAAAAATACAATACAGCGTTTTATTTAATCTTAATTTATGTAATCATGCAATTGTCAGGAATAGTGTTTGCACCTCTTATCTTTGACTTATTAATGAAACAAGACGGAATGGAAATACAACAAGCTAAACTTATGGCAAGTGGTTGGTGGGTATTCATAAGCATGGCTGTGGCAACTCTAATAAGTGTTTTCATTATCCGAAAAAACAAATCTTTTTTAAACAATTTAAAAGGCAAGCAAAGTTCAATTGGTGCTTCGATTGGTTGGGGTGTTGTCGGATTTTTCATGGTGTTGTTTGGTCAAGCACTTGCAGCATTTATTGAAAATGCACTTGGTATAGATCCTGGTTCTGAAAATACAGCTGCTTTTATTAAAATTGCAGATGCCGCACCTGTCGCTATATTATCAATTGCGATATTTGCTCCTATTCTAGAGGAACTAATTTTTAGACGCGTAATTTTTGGATCACTTGTCCAAAAGACCAACTTCTTTATTGCGGGGGCTGTTAGTGCGATTGTCTTTGCTATTATCCATTTTGACTTTACCCATATCCTACTGTATGCAGTATCAGGATTCATATTCGCTTTCTTGTATTACAAAACAAGACGTATTATGACTTCAATTATTTCACACATGTTATTAAATGGATTTGTCGTATTGGTCCAATTAAATGCAGATAATATTGAACGTTATCAAAAATATTTAGAAACTTTATCTAACTCACAATAA
- the groES gene encoding co-chaperone GroES, whose translation MLKPLGDRIVIELVESEEKSAFGIVIPDSAKEKPQEGKVIAVGTGRVLENGARVELDVKAGDKIIFSKYSGTEVKFEGNEFLILRESDILAIIG comes from the coding sequence TTGTTAAAACCATTAGGCGATCGTATCGTAATTGAATTAGTCGAGTCTGAAGAAAAATCAGCATTCGGCATTGTCATTCCAGACTCTGCTAAAGAGAAGCCACAGGAAGGGAAAGTAATTGCTGTTGGGACTGGTCGTGTACTTGAAAACGGCGCGCGTGTAGAGCTAGATGTGAAAGCGGGAGACAAAATCATCTTCTCTAAATACTCAGGTACTGAAGTGAAATTTGAAGGTAACGAATTTTTAATTTTACGCGAAAGCGATATTTTAGCTATTATTGGCTAA
- the groL gene encoding chaperonin GroEL (60 kDa chaperone family; promotes refolding of misfolded polypeptides especially under stressful conditions; forms two stacked rings of heptamers to form a barrel-shaped 14mer; ends can be capped by GroES; misfolded proteins enter the barrel where they are refolded when GroES binds) — protein sequence MAKEIKFSEDARSAMLRGVDKLADAVKVTLGPKGRNVVLEKKFGSPLITNDGVTIAKEIELEDAFENMGAKLVAEVASKTNDIAGDGTTTATVLAQAMIREGLKNVTAGANPVGIRKGIEKAVAAAITGLKEISKEIEGKESIAQVASISSGDEEVGQLIAEAMERVGNDGVITIEESKGFTTELDVVEGMQFDRGYASPYMVTDSEKMEAVLENPYILITDKKITSIQEILPVLEQVVQEGKPLIIIAEDVEGEALATLVVNKLRGTFNAVAVKAPGFGDRRKAMLEDIAVLTGAEVITEELGLELKTANISQLGRAVKVVVTKDNTTIVEGAGHPEKITGRVSQIRAQLEETTSEFDKEKLQERLAKLSGGVAVIKVGAATETELKERKLRIEDALNSTRAAVEEGIVSGGGTALVNVYKKVAEVAAAETGDVATGVKIVLRALEEPVRQIANNAGLEGSIIVDRLKREEIGIGFNAANGEWVNMMEAGIVDPTKVTRSALQNAASVAAMLLTTEAVVAEIPDKNAGGGGMPDMGGMGGMM from the coding sequence ATGGCAAAAGAAATTAAATTTAGCGAAGACGCACGTAGCGCAATGCTTCGTGGTGTAGATAAATTAGCGGACGCTGTTAAAGTAACGCTTGGACCAAAAGGACGTAACGTTGTTCTTGAGAAAAAATTCGGTTCACCACTTATTACAAATGATGGTGTAACGATTGCTAAAGAAATCGAGCTAGAAGATGCATTTGAAAACATGGGTGCTAAGCTAGTAGCTGAAGTTGCCTCTAAAACGAATGATATCGCTGGTGACGGAACAACAACTGCAACGGTTCTTGCGCAAGCAATGATTCGTGAAGGTTTAAAAAACGTAACAGCTGGCGCAAACCCAGTCGGAATCCGTAAAGGAATCGAAAAAGCGGTTGCAGCAGCAATTACTGGACTTAAAGAAATTTCAAAAGAAATCGAAGGCAAAGAATCAATTGCACAAGTAGCATCGATTTCTTCTGGCGATGAAGAAGTAGGCCAATTGATTGCTGAAGCGATGGAGCGCGTTGGAAACGACGGAGTTATCACGATTGAAGAATCAAAAGGCTTTACAACTGAACTTGATGTAGTTGAAGGAATGCAATTCGATCGTGGATACGCATCTCCTTACATGGTTACTGATTCAGAAAAAATGGAAGCTGTTTTAGAAAATCCATATATCTTAATCACAGACAAAAAAATTACAAGCATTCAAGAAATCCTTCCAGTACTAGAGCAAGTGGTACAAGAAGGCAAACCATTGATCATCATCGCTGAAGACGTTGAAGGCGAAGCGTTAGCGACATTAGTTGTAAACAAATTACGTGGAACATTTAACGCGGTAGCAGTTAAAGCTCCTGGATTCGGTGACCGTCGTAAAGCAATGCTTGAAGATATCGCTGTTCTAACAGGTGCTGAAGTTATCACAGAAGAACTTGGTTTAGAGTTAAAGACTGCTAATATCTCACAACTAGGCCGTGCAGTGAAAGTGGTTGTAACAAAAGACAACACCACTATTGTTGAAGGTGCTGGTCATCCAGAAAAAATCACGGGTCGTGTAAGCCAAATCCGTGCTCAATTAGAAGAAACAACTTCTGAATTTGATAAAGAAAAATTACAAGAGCGTTTAGCTAAACTTTCAGGTGGTGTTGCCGTGATTAAAGTCGGTGCAGCAACTGAAACTGAGCTTAAAGAGCGTAAACTTCGTATTGAAGATGCTTTAAACTCAACTCGCGCAGCAGTTGAAGAAGGAATCGTTTCTGGTGGTGGTACTGCACTAGTGAACGTTTACAAAAAAGTAGCAGAAGTAGCGGCTGCTGAAACTGGCGACGTTGCAACTGGCGTGAAAATTGTACTTCGTGCACTTGAAGAGCCAGTTCGTCAAATCGCAAACAACGCAGGTCTTGAAGGTTCAATCATTGTTGACCGCTTGAAACGCGAAGAAATCGGTATCGGTTTCAACGCAGCAAACGGTGAATGGGTGAACATGATGGAAGCGGGCATCGTGGATCCAACTAAAGTTACTCGTTCTGCACTTCAAAACGCAGCATCTGTAGCAGCTATGTTATTAACTACTGAAGCAGTAGTTGCAGAAATTCCAGACAAAAATGCAGGCGGCGGCGGAATGCCTGACATGGGTGGAATGGGCGGCATGATGTAA
- a CDS encoding tRNA dihydrouridine synthase, with product MIDNFWRDLPRPFFVLAPMEDVTDVVFRQVVSKAGRPDVFFTEFTNSDSYCHPEGIKSLRGRLIFTEDEQPMVAHIWGDNPEYFRQMSIGMAELGYKGIDINMGCPVPNVATRGKGSGLILRPDVTAELIQAAKAGGLPVSVKTRLGYNDVNEWEEWLTHILKQDIANLSIHLRTRKEMTKVDAHWELIPEIKKLRDRIAPNTLLTINGDIPDRQTGLQLAEQYGIDGVMIGRGIFKNPFAFEKEPKEHSTKEYLDLLRLQLDLQDQYAEALPRSITGLHRFFKIYVKGFSGAGELRNQLMNTKSTDEVRALLDNYEKEC from the coding sequence ATGATAGATAATTTTTGGCGTGATTTACCACGACCATTTTTTGTGCTTGCACCAATGGAAGATGTGACAGATGTTGTTTTTCGGCAAGTAGTAAGTAAAGCCGGTCGACCGGATGTATTTTTTACAGAGTTTACAAACTCGGATAGCTATTGTCATCCAGAGGGCATTAAAAGTTTGCGTGGCCGGTTGATTTTTACTGAAGATGAACAGCCAATGGTGGCACATATTTGGGGAGATAATCCTGAATATTTCCGTCAAATGAGTATTGGCATGGCAGAGCTAGGATATAAAGGCATCGATATTAATATGGGCTGCCCTGTACCGAATGTGGCAACGAGAGGGAAAGGTAGTGGCCTTATTCTTCGTCCAGATGTTACGGCAGAACTTATTCAAGCAGCAAAAGCAGGAGGACTACCTGTCAGCGTGAAAACTCGACTTGGCTATAACGATGTAAATGAGTGGGAGGAGTGGCTAACGCATATTTTAAAACAGGATATTGCGAACCTTTCTATTCATTTACGTACAAGAAAGGAAATGACCAAAGTAGATGCGCATTGGGAGCTAATTCCGGAAATCAAAAAATTACGTGACCGTATCGCACCAAATACGCTGCTAACAATCAATGGAGACATTCCTGATCGTCAAACTGGGCTGCAGCTTGCTGAACAATATGGTATTGATGGCGTTATGATCGGGCGAGGTATTTTTAAAAATCCTTTTGCTTTTGAAAAAGAGCCAAAAGAGCATAGCACTAAAGAATACCTTGATCTTTTAAGACTGCAGCTTGATCTTCAAGATCAATATGCGGAAGCACTGCCACGTTCAATCACAGGCCTTCATCGCTTTTTCAAAATTTATGTCAAAGGATTCAGTGGAGCCGGTGAATTAAGAAATCAATTGATGAACACGAAATCAACAGATGAAGTGCGTGCATTGCTTGATAACTATGAAAAAGAATGTTGA
- a CDS encoding acyltransferase family protein, with protein sequence MVDLRVPEKKFRPEIEGVRAVAALLVAIYHIWIGSVSGGVDVFFIVSGYLITTSLLSKIEREGRINLFEYLLGLSRRLFPIAFTVLLFTTIFSILILPVTAWKQTIPEIFSSAFYYQNWQLANTAVDYLAKDNVASPFQHFWALSIQGQFYVTWPLIIMLAYFVARKIFKLPVRKTLLTVLSIIFTVSLGYSIYITSANQPWAYFDTFARVWEFSLGGILALLIPYLKFNKSISFVIGWFGLAVICFTGILLPVSNVFPGYAALLPTTGVMLVILAAENGSRFGVEKLLGSRPFLYLGSISYGFYLWHWPILIFYYTYFGTDTVTYQGGLAILLGAFALSLVSVKVLEAPVRKISVKQSKIKLAGIMATFMLPVILVSTSWGIYVDQPHGENLNSKSIKVNAGIESNVEQILEDYPGARTISDNIKASPDIEPIPNPINAKMDVPMFYDESDCFSSRTEKGVEKCSYGELDNPEYTIALVGGSHSGHWLPALKIVSEIQNLKIDLYNKDACRFSSDDFNGMLSKSCMEWNVDVMEPLLSDPPDLLFTTANVNSGDTIPAGYLSKWEEFEGITTVFALRDNPRMNEDPLLCVEKNPDNCTVQRKNALSAIPPWENTENIPDNVIFADMSEYFCDDDTCKPVIGNVLVYRDYHHITATYSRTLAPALEKHIVKALENLKYN encoded by the coding sequence TTGGTTGATTTAAGAGTACCAGAAAAGAAGTTTCGTCCTGAAATAGAGGGGGTAAGAGCTGTTGCCGCGTTATTAGTCGCAATATATCACATTTGGATAGGGTCCGTTTCAGGCGGAGTAGATGTTTTTTTTATTGTGTCCGGGTACTTAATCACAACTTCTTTATTGTCAAAAATAGAGAGGGAAGGAAGAATCAATCTTTTTGAATATTTGTTAGGGTTGTCTAGAAGATTATTTCCTATCGCCTTTACAGTACTTTTGTTTACAACCATATTTTCTATTCTAATCTTGCCGGTAACGGCTTGGAAACAAACCATTCCTGAAATCTTTTCTTCGGCATTTTATTATCAAAATTGGCAGTTGGCGAACACTGCTGTTGATTATCTGGCTAAAGACAATGTTGCCAGTCCGTTCCAGCACTTCTGGGCTTTGTCAATTCAAGGTCAATTTTATGTTACATGGCCGCTAATCATTATGTTGGCCTATTTTGTAGCAAGGAAAATATTTAAACTTCCTGTGCGAAAGACTTTATTGACTGTGCTAAGCATCATTTTTACCGTTTCTCTTGGGTATTCAATTTATATTACCTCAGCAAATCAGCCCTGGGCGTATTTTGATACGTTTGCGCGAGTGTGGGAGTTTAGCTTAGGTGGGATTTTGGCGCTATTGATTCCATATTTGAAGTTTAATAAGTCTATTAGTTTTGTTATAGGATGGTTCGGTTTGGCCGTCATTTGTTTTACTGGTATTCTATTGCCTGTATCCAATGTTTTTCCTGGATATGCTGCGTTATTGCCAACTACAGGTGTGATGTTAGTAATCCTTGCTGCGGAGAATGGTAGCCGTTTTGGAGTAGAGAAACTATTAGGTTCCAGACCGTTTTTATACTTAGGAAGTATTTCTTACGGCTTTTATTTATGGCACTGGCCGATATTGATTTTCTATTACACGTATTTTGGCACGGACACGGTAACTTATCAAGGCGGGCTGGCTATTTTGTTAGGCGCGTTCGCTTTATCACTTGTTTCGGTTAAAGTTCTTGAAGCACCAGTAAGGAAAATTAGTGTTAAGCAATCAAAAATTAAGCTTGCTGGAATTATGGCAACATTCATGCTCCCAGTAATCTTGGTAAGCACATCTTGGGGAATTTATGTGGATCAGCCTCATGGTGAGAACCTTAATTCTAAAAGTATTAAGGTGAACGCTGGTATAGAGTCAAATGTAGAACAAATCCTTGAAGATTATCCAGGTGCACGCACCATTTCTGACAACATTAAGGCAAGCCCTGATATTGAACCAATCCCCAATCCAATTAATGCTAAAATGGATGTTCCAATGTTCTACGATGAAAGTGATTGTTTCAGCAGTCGTACTGAAAAAGGAGTAGAGAAATGTTCATACGGTGAATTAGACAATCCGGAATATACGATTGCACTTGTAGGTGGCTCCCATTCTGGCCACTGGCTTCCCGCCTTGAAAATTGTGTCTGAAATACAGAACTTGAAAATTGATTTATATAATAAAGACGCGTGTAGGTTTTCGAGTGACGATTTTAATGGCATGCTGTCAAAATCTTGTATGGAGTGGAATGTCGATGTGATGGAACCTTTACTTTCCGATCCACCCGATTTACTATTTACCACAGCAAACGTCAATAGTGGTGATACAATCCCGGCTGGATACCTCAGTAAGTGGGAAGAGTTTGAAGGAATTACTACGGTGTTTGCGCTCCGTGATAATCCAAGAATGAATGAGGACCCTCTTTTGTGCGTAGAAAAAAATCCGGATAACTGTACAGTACAGAGAAAAAATGCCTTATCCGCAATTCCTCCATGGGAAAACACCGAGAATATACCGGACAATGTAATTTTTGCCGATATGTCGGAATATTTCTGTGATGATGATACTTGTAAACCTGTTATTGGAAATGTATTAGTGTATCGTGATTATCACCATATCACAGCCACCTATTCTAGAACGTTGGCCCCTGCCCTGGAAAAACATATTGTTAAAGCTTTAGAAAACTTGAAGTATAATTAA
- a CDS encoding YehS family protein yields MDNNDILIRLRYALDIKNKDMVEVFKLGGIELSKDEVLKVLTKSPDDYDDEADSIFDAVEDENHIRLDNAMLETFLNGFIIFKRGKQEPKPGQPEIPALTKERANNLLLKKVKIALSLTSEDMLDIVETSGVVITKGELSAFLRKEGHKNYKECGDQNARNFLKGLAIKYRA; encoded by the coding sequence ATGGATAATAATGATATATTAATCAGATTAAGATATGCGCTAGATATAAAAAATAAAGATATGGTAGAAGTCTTTAAACTTGGCGGCATTGAACTCTCAAAAGATGAAGTGCTGAAGGTACTGACAAAATCACCTGACGATTACGATGATGAAGCTGACAGTATTTTTGATGCAGTTGAAGATGAAAATCATATTAGACTTGATAATGCGATGTTAGAGACATTTTTAAACGGCTTTATTATTTTCAAAAGAGGAAAACAAGAGCCGAAACCAGGACAACCTGAAATTCCTGCACTGACAAAGGAAAGAGCGAATAATCTCCTTCTGAAGAAAGTGAAAATTGCACTGTCATTAACAAGTGAGGATATGCTTGATATAGTAGAAACTTCAGGAGTAGTGATAACAAAAGGGGAATTAAGTGCTTTTTTAAGAAAAGAAGGACATAAGAATTATAAAGAGTGCGGTGATCAGAACGCTAGAAATTTCTTAAAAGGATTAGCTATAAAATATAGGGCATAA
- a CDS encoding LysM peptidoglycan-binding domain-containing protein — MQIFYTVRPGDTLYQIARRWELPVESLIAANNLEAPYTIYAGQQLSVPPGVDVIRVRTGDTVYKIAQFFGVPQSVIIEENQLHPPYIIQVGQLLKVPPGSPYYVVQPGDTLFQIAKRFNVITNGLSYPDLIREVNLLPSNIIFPGMSLIIPYAPPGDQGLIAYTSNVGGDYEIWLYNPSNGENVQFTNGLGESFSIPFWSPDSTRIAFVGKNEILYVLYVSEGGISSIDQFSEGLGVYLSWSPDSQILTYTKQNDVILYNINTHQFKKVNQPGATDVQWFPSGTELLFQAPDASGISQLYRIETDGANKRQITQNTGSSFNDVRLSPDGLNVLYTTPGASISIIYTLEISTGSIFEVRGGPLAKNYFPVWSPNSSTIAYSATAFEDVGYFSLIRTSGKEGENDLTRAISNCFATPVTWSPDGRKIAYLSDCNNGTASEIWMIDILHPVPIRLREVAFITSLQWSSRPIVPMKKTYTSTVYNVQFQYPSHWERIREERYEGLDGFFQLSAISADEMINEVCLNEAYHGLYPYGSAPRIIKAQIQQQEACFIFPSMDQPPEMEGQAALIVRYPKPIQIEGSTYNYSILWVSQNHLNEISSTFVFRSS; from the coding sequence ATGCAAATTTTTTACACAGTCCGTCCCGGGGATACGCTGTATCAAATAGCGAGGAGATGGGAGCTGCCGGTTGAGTCCCTTATTGCTGCGAATAATTTGGAAGCACCTTACACGATTTATGCAGGTCAGCAGCTTTCCGTTCCTCCCGGTGTTGATGTCATCCGTGTAAGGACAGGAGATACCGTTTATAAAATTGCTCAATTTTTCGGCGTTCCACAATCCGTTATTATCGAAGAAAACCAACTTCATCCTCCGTATATCATACAAGTGGGCCAACTGTTGAAAGTCCCTCCAGGTAGCCCATACTACGTTGTTCAACCCGGGGACACACTTTTTCAAATCGCTAAACGTTTTAATGTAATAACAAATGGACTAAGTTATCCTGATCTAATCAGGGAAGTGAACCTACTACCGTCGAATATCATTTTTCCAGGTATGAGTTTAATCATTCCATATGCACCTCCCGGGGATCAAGGTTTAATTGCCTATACATCCAACGTAGGGGGAGACTATGAAATATGGCTGTATAACCCTAGTAATGGTGAGAATGTACAATTCACAAACGGTTTAGGAGAATCCTTTTCAATTCCTTTTTGGTCTCCCGACAGCACAAGAATAGCTTTTGTAGGAAAAAATGAAATTCTGTATGTACTCTATGTATCTGAAGGTGGAATTAGCAGTATTGATCAATTTAGTGAAGGCTTAGGTGTTTATTTAAGTTGGTCACCGGACAGTCAAATACTAACTTATACGAAGCAGAATGATGTAATTTTGTACAATATTAATACACATCAATTTAAAAAAGTAAACCAACCTGGTGCCACTGATGTCCAGTGGTTTCCGAGCGGTACAGAATTGCTTTTCCAAGCGCCCGATGCATCAGGAATTAGTCAGCTTTACCGTATTGAAACCGATGGAGCAAATAAACGACAAATTACTCAAAACACTGGAAGTAGTTTTAATGATGTGCGTCTTTCCCCTGATGGATTGAATGTACTTTATACAACCCCTGGTGCTAGCATCTCCATTATTTACACTTTAGAAATTTCAACGGGAAGCATATTTGAAGTAAGGGGCGGTCCCCTTGCTAAAAACTATTTTCCCGTATGGTCTCCTAATTCCTCGACTATTGCTTACAGTGCTACTGCTTTTGAAGACGTTGGATATTTCTCTCTAATCAGAACAAGTGGAAAAGAAGGGGAAAACGACTTGACGAGAGCCATATCAAATTGCTTTGCCACTCCTGTTACATGGTCCCCAGATGGCAGGAAAATTGCCTATCTGTCGGACTGTAACAATGGAACGGCTAGTGAGATATGGATGATTGACATCTTGCATCCTGTACCGATTAGATTAAGAGAAGTTGCATTCATTACGTCTTTGCAATGGTCCTCTCGTCCAATTGTTCCTATGAAGAAAACCTATACCAGTACTGTCTATAACGTTCAATTTCAATACCCTTCACATTGGGAAAGAATAAGAGAGGAAAGATATGAAGGTCTCGATGGCTTCTTTCAACTTTCAGCGATTTCTGCAGATGAAATGATTAACGAAGTTTGCCTCAATGAAGCGTACCATGGACTATATCCATATGGTTCCGCACCTCGCATCATTAAAGCACAAATCCAACAACAAGAAGCATGTTTTATTTTCCCGTCAATGGACCAACCACCAGAAATGGAAGGTCAAGCTGCTTTAATCGTCAGGTACCCAAAACCGATTCAAATTGAGGGCAGTACCTACAATTATTCTATCTTGTGGGTATCCCAAAACCATCTGAATGAAATAAGTTCTACCTTTGTTTTCCGTAGTAGTTAA
- a CDS encoding EcsC family protein yields the protein MIDYTLKVEQELLIWKQKMTRQSGPISRAAKTAQTKINGLLPEKFHKVMTESIKNMVKATLVGSNLTTKKRSLTSMSLYERDELFKEKLSTFRKTAVIEGAGTGAGGILLGVADFPLLLSIKMKFLFEVAAVYGFDTNDSEERLFILHIFLLAFSSEEKRKETLLIIENWQQQKYVVADMDWREFQQEYRDYIDLVKMFQVLPGIGAVIGAFANYNLLDQLGETAMNSYRLRLLQT from the coding sequence ATGATTGATTATACGCTGAAAGTAGAACAAGAACTGCTAATTTGGAAACAGAAAATGACAAGACAATCAGGTCCTATAAGCCGTGCAGCTAAGACTGCACAGACGAAAATAAATGGTCTTCTACCAGAAAAGTTTCATAAAGTGATGACAGAAAGCATCAAAAACATGGTGAAAGCAACGCTTGTAGGCTCTAATTTGACGACGAAAAAACGGTCATTAACAAGTATGAGTCTCTATGAGCGCGACGAGCTATTTAAGGAAAAGCTTTCAACCTTCAGAAAAACAGCTGTTATTGAAGGTGCTGGAACAGGTGCAGGGGGAATCCTACTTGGAGTAGCTGACTTTCCGTTGCTATTATCCATTAAAATGAAGTTTCTGTTTGAAGTGGCTGCTGTGTATGGATTCGATACGAACGATTCCGAAGAACGTCTGTTCATTCTGCATATTTTCCTATTGGCTTTTTCAAGCGAGGAAAAACGAAAAGAAACATTGTTGATCATTGAAAACTGGCAGCAACAAAAATATGTGGTCGCCGATATGGACTGGCGTGAATTTCAACAGGAATACCGTGATTACATTGATTTAGTGAAAATGTTCCAAGTGCTACCTGGAATCGGGGCAGTGATTGGCGCGTTTGCCAATTATAATTTGCTTGACCAACTCGGCGAAACGGCAATGAATTCATACCGATTGCGGTTATTACAAACTTAA
- a CDS encoding DUF4097 family beta strand repeat-containing protein, protein MMLKNKWVIFLVLLLVITGGIMFTFKGNDVFGENSDKKVIEDSFTNIEILTNNTAVEIIPTKSSVATVEYSGDTSKKSKYTFDVDVKGETLSVQFKERRRFFFSFGFPSFDLKLTVSIPEKQYESIQVNSDNGRINVENIQTDVVLLETENGQIRLRNIEANTVNVETDNGKVILEHVKGEIKGNSDNGRISLITNKLDWPIDLATDNGSIEIKTESVPTNAIIDAETDNGKITIFDEEKNRATYGKGKNLIKLQTDNGRITVTK, encoded by the coding sequence ATGATGTTAAAAAATAAATGGGTCATTTTTTTAGTTCTATTGCTAGTGATAACAGGTGGAATTATGTTCACTTTCAAAGGTAATGATGTCTTTGGGGAGAACAGCGATAAGAAAGTTATTGAAGATTCATTTACGAACATTGAAATTTTGACAAATAATACTGCAGTAGAAATTATACCAACTAAAAGTTCAGTAGCAACAGTGGAATATTCAGGTGATACAAGTAAAAAGTCAAAATACACATTTGATGTGGATGTAAAAGGAGAAACGCTTTCTGTTCAATTTAAAGAAAGACGCCGATTTTTCTTTTCGTTTGGTTTCCCTTCTTTTGACTTGAAATTGACAGTAAGTATTCCAGAGAAACAATATGAAAGCATCCAAGTTAATAGTGACAACGGGCGAATCAATGTAGAAAATATACAAACAGATGTGGTTTTGCTAGAGACGGAAAATGGTCAGATACGGTTAAGAAATATAGAAGCCAATACTGTTAATGTTGAAACCGATAACGGTAAAGTTATTTTGGAACATGTCAAAGGTGAAATTAAGGGGAATTCGGATAATGGGAGAATCTCCTTGATAACAAATAAGTTAGACTGGCCGATTGATTTAGCAACAGACAACGGCAGTATAGAAATAAAAACTGAATCTGTGCCGACTAACGCGATAATAGATGCAGAAACGGATAACGGGAAAATCACCATTTTTGACGAAGAGAAAAACCGTGCAACTTACGGTAAAGGGAAAAATTTGATTAAGTTACAGACAGATAATGGCCGAATAACCGTAACGAAATGA